The Aurantiacibacter arachoides genome window below encodes:
- a CDS encoding NUDIX domain-containing protein, with the protein MIGQVKVEDIPTFLTVVALALFDSEGRILLQQRPAGKHHAGLWEFPGGKVEAGEFPRDALVREIEEELAIALDPQTLSPCHFAEDYGHTPIVLLLYTSRQAGVRPRGMDGQAWRWSLPAEAAALPLAPMDRALLNLLSDKAA; encoded by the coding sequence TTGATCGGGCAGGTTAAGGTGGAAGATATTCCGACATTTCTGACCGTGGTGGCCCTCGCGCTGTTCGACAGCGAGGGCCGTATCCTGTTGCAGCAGCGGCCCGCCGGAAAGCATCACGCGGGGCTGTGGGAGTTTCCCGGCGGCAAGGTGGAAGCGGGGGAATTTCCCCGTGACGCCCTGGTGCGGGAGATCGAAGAGGAACTGGCGATCGCGCTCGATCCGCAGACCCTGTCGCCTTGCCATTTCGCAGAGGATTACGGGCACACCCCTATTGTCCTGTTACTTTACACATCGCGTCAGGCGGGCGTTCGACCACGCGGAATGGACGGGCAGGCATGGCGCTGGTCGCTGCCGGCAGAGGCAGCCGCACTACCCCTCGCACCGATGGACCGGGCGCTTCTGAACCTTCTGTCAGACAAAGCTGCTTAA